The Microtus ochrogaster isolate Prairie Vole_2 unplaced genomic scaffold, MicOch1.0 UNK27, whole genome shotgun sequence genome contains a region encoding:
- the Arpc1a gene encoding actin-related protein 2/3 complex subunit 1A gives MSLHQFLLEPITCHAWNRDRTQIALSPNNHEVHIYKKNGSQWTKAHELKEHNGHITGIDWAPKSDRIVTCGADRNAYVWSQKDGIWKPTLVILRINRAATFVKWSPLENKFAVGSGARLISVCYFESENDWWVSKHIKKPIRSTVLSLDWHPNNVLLAAGSCDFKCRVFSAYIKEVDEKPASTPWGSKMPFGQLMSEFGGSGTGGWVHGVSFSASGSRLAWVSHDSTVSVADASKSVQVSTLKTEFLPLLSVSFVSENSVVAAGHDCCPMLFNYDDRGCLTFVSKLDVPKQSIQRNMSAMERFRNMDKRATTEDRNTALETLHQNSITQVSIYEVDKQDCRKFCTTGIDGAMTIWDFKTLESSIQGLRIM, from the exons atgtctctgcatcagtttctgctaGAGCCAATCACCTGTCACGCCTGGAACAGGGATCGTACCC AGATTGCCCTTAGCCCCAATAATCATGAAGTGCACATCTACAAGAAGAATGGGAGCCAGTGGACGAAAGCTCATGAGCTGAAGGAACATAATGGACACATCACAG GTATTGACTGGGCTCCTAAGAGCGACCGCATCGTCACCTGTGGGGCAGACCGGAACGCCTACGTCTGGAGTCAGAAAGACGGCATCTGGAAGCCTACCCTGGTGATCCTGAGGATTAACCGTGCAGCCACTTTTGTGAAGTGGTCCCCACTGGAGAATAAGTTTGCTGTGGGGAGTGGGGCCCGACTCATCTCTGTTTGTTACTTTGAGTCTGAAAATGACTG gtGGGTGAGCAAGCACATTAAGAAGCCAATTCGTTCCACAGTCCTCAGCTTGGACTGGCATCCCAACAACGTTTTGCTGGCTGCAGGCTCATGTGACTTCAAGTGCAG AGTGTTTTCTGCATACATCAAAGAGGTGGATGAGAAGCCAGCCAGCACTCCCTGGGGCAGCAAGATGCCTTTTGGTCAGCTGATGTCTGAATTTGGTGGCAGTGGCACCGGTGGCTGGGTGCATGGGGTCAGCTTCTCTGCCAGTGGGAGCCGCTTGGCCTGGGTCAGCCATGACAGCACTGTGTCCGTTGCTGATGCTTCAAAAAGTGTGCA GGTTTCTACTCTGAAAACGGAGTTCCTGCCACTGCTGAGTGTGTCGTTCGTCTCAGAGAACAGCGTTGTGGCCGCT GGCCACGACTGCTGCCCGATGCTATTCAACTATGACGACCGTGGCTGTTTGACCTTTGTGTCCAAGCTAGATGTCCCAAAACAGAGCATCCAGCGCAACATGTCTGCCATGGAACGCTTCCGCAACATGGACAAGAGAGCCACAACTGAGGACCGCAACACAGCCTTGGAGACGCTGCACCAGAACAGCATCAC tcAGGTGTCTATTTATGAGGTGGACAAACAAGACTGTCGAAAATTTTGCACTACTGGCATCGATGGAGCCATGACAATTTGGGATTTCAAG ACTCTGGAGTCTTCCATCCAGGGCCTCCGGATAATGTGA